Proteins from a single region of Streptomyces vinaceus:
- a CDS encoding SigE family RNA polymerase sigma factor yields the protein MAEALLDFAVVPARSALGVPLRPSRAPAPGGFPVILPVPPAAASIAVPSAVPTRGGRVPAPRDSAEAAGKGQEASTAPAADAAEPVVVAGTTVDHLTETYQAHYRSLLGLAALLLDDTASCEDVVQEAFIRVHSARNRVRDRDKTLAYLRQTVVNLSRSALRRRILGLKLLSKPMPDMASAEEGAYDQLERDDLIKAMRGLQRRQREVLVLRYFADMTEAQVAETLGVSLGSVKAYGSRGIAALRVAMEAAQS from the coding sequence GTGGCAGAGGCACTTCTCGACTTCGCCGTCGTACCGGCGCGCAGCGCACTCGGTGTGCCGCTCAGGCCTTCCCGCGCGCCCGCGCCCGGCGGGTTCCCGGTGATCCTTCCCGTTCCGCCGGCGGCGGCGTCGATCGCCGTGCCCTCCGCCGTACCGACCCGGGGCGGCCGCGTGCCCGCGCCCCGCGATAGCGCGGAGGCCGCGGGGAAGGGGCAGGAGGCGTCCACCGCGCCCGCCGCCGACGCCGCCGAGCCGGTCGTCGTCGCCGGTACCACGGTCGACCACCTCACCGAGACCTACCAGGCCCACTACCGCTCCCTGCTCGGCCTGGCCGCGCTCCTCCTCGACGACACCGCCTCCTGCGAGGACGTCGTCCAGGAGGCGTTCATCCGCGTCCACTCGGCCCGCAACCGGGTTCGCGATCGGGACAAGACACTGGCGTATCTGCGCCAGACCGTCGTCAACCTCTCGCGCTCCGCGCTGCGCCGCCGCATCCTCGGCCTCAAGCTGCTCTCGAAGCCGATGCCGGACATGGCCAGCGCCGAGGAGGGCGCGTACGACCAGCTGGAACGGGACGATCTCATCAAGGCGATGCGCGGACTCCAGCGGCGTCAGCGCGAGGTGCTGGTGCTGCGGTACTTCGCGGACATGACGGAGGCCCAGGTCGCCGAGACGCTCGGCGTCTCGCTCGGCTCGGTCAAGGCGTACGGATCGCGGGGCATTGCCGCGCTGCGGGTGGCGATGGAGGCTGCGCAGTCATGA
- a CDS encoding aspartate-semialdehyde dehydrogenase, translated as MTETRSTPAPALAVVGATGAVGSVVLQILSQRADVWGDIRLIASGRSAGRVLSVRGRECEVLALTEDAFEGIGQGDVVLFLTPAEVSARWAPVVVMRGAVAVDQSAAFREDPEVPLVVPEVNARAVRERPRGIVAGPDCVTAAMIAALGALHAEYGLADLTVSSYQAASAAGRAGTETLRRQLSLVAGTSLGEQTGDVRRAVGEDAGPFAAPLALNVVPWSGELRGGGWSSHELAVRAQVRRVLHLDALPVAVTCVQVPVLTGHSLSVRARFEAEVDASHAREVLEAAPGVVVVDDPAAGEFPTPVDAAGTDPAWVGRLRASLDDPSSLEFFVCADNLRNGAALNATQIAELIAGEFA; from the coding sequence ATGACCGAGACCCGGTCGACCCCGGCTCCGGCGCTCGCCGTGGTCGGGGCGACCGGAGCGGTCGGCTCCGTCGTGCTCCAGATCCTGTCCCAGCGGGCGGACGTCTGGGGCGACATACGGCTGATCGCCTCCGGGCGCTCGGCCGGCCGCGTGCTGTCCGTGCGCGGGCGGGAGTGCGAGGTGCTCGCCCTCACCGAGGACGCCTTCGAGGGCATCGGGCAGGGCGATGTGGTGCTGTTCCTGACCCCGGCCGAGGTGTCGGCCCGCTGGGCGCCGGTGGTCGTCATGCGCGGGGCCGTCGCCGTCGACCAGTCCGCGGCCTTCCGGGAGGACCCCGAGGTGCCGCTGGTGGTGCCCGAGGTCAACGCCCGGGCCGTACGGGAGCGCCCGCGCGGCATCGTCGCGGGCCCGGACTGTGTCACCGCCGCGATGATCGCGGCCCTGGGCGCGCTGCACGCCGAGTACGGGCTGGCGGACCTGACCGTCTCCTCGTACCAGGCCGCCAGCGCGGCCGGGCGGGCCGGCACCGAGACGCTGCGCCGCCAGCTGTCGCTGGTCGCGGGGACCTCCCTGGGGGAGCAGACCGGGGACGTGCGCCGGGCCGTCGGCGAGGACGCGGGTCCCTTCGCGGCCCCGCTCGCGCTGAACGTGGTGCCGTGGTCCGGTGAGCTGCGGGGAGGCGGCTGGTCCTCGCACGAGCTGGCCGTACGGGCGCAAGTACGCCGGGTCCTGCACCTGGACGCGCTCCCGGTGGCGGTGACCTGCGTACAGGTGCCCGTGCTGACCGGGCACTCGCTGAGCGTACGGGCGCGGTTCGAGGCCGAGGTGGACGCCTCGCACGCCCGGGAGGTCCTGGAGGCCGCGCCCGGCGTGGTCGTGGTGGACGATCCGGCGGCCGGGGAGTTCCCCACTCCGGTGGACGCCGCGGGGACCGATCCGGCGTGGGTGGGACGGCTGCGGGCCTCGCTCGACGATCCAAGCTCCCTGGAGTTCTTCGTCTGCGCCGACAATCTCCGCAACGGGGCCGCCCTGAATGCCACTCAGATCGCGGAACTGATCGCTGGTGAATTCGCGTAA
- a CDS encoding aspartate kinase produces MGLVVQKYGGSSVADAEGIKRVAKRIVDAKKNGHQVVVVVSAMGDTTDELIDLAEQVSPMPAGREFDMLLTAGERISMALLAMAIKNLGHEAQSFTGSQAGVITDSVHNKARIIDVTPGRIRTALDEGNIAIVAGFQGVSADSKDITTLGRGGSDTTAVALAAALDAEVCEIYTDVDGVFTADPRVVKKARKIDWISSEDMLELAASGSKVLLHRCVEYARRYNIPIHVRSSFSGLPGTWVSNENPQGDAQVEHAIISGVAHDVSEAKITVVGVPDKPGEAAAIFRAIADAEINIDMIVQNVSAASTGLTDISFTLPKAEGHKAIDALEKAKGQIGFDSLRYDDQIGKISLVGAGMKTNPGVTASFFQALSDAGVNIELISTSEIRISVVTRQDDVNEAVRAVHTAFGLDSDSDEAVVYGGTGR; encoded by the coding sequence GTGGGCCTTGTCGTGCAGAAGTACGGAGGCTCCTCCGTAGCCGATGCCGAGGGCATCAAGCGCGTCGCCAAGCGGATCGTGGATGCCAAGAAGAACGGCCACCAGGTGGTCGTCGTGGTTTCCGCGATGGGCGACACGACGGACGAGCTGATCGATCTCGCCGAGCAGGTATCCCCGATGCCTGCCGGGCGCGAATTCGACATGCTGCTGACCGCCGGAGAGCGGATCTCCATGGCCCTGCTGGCCATGGCGATCAAAAACCTGGGCCACGAGGCCCAGTCGTTCACCGGCAGCCAGGCAGGCGTCATCACCGACTCGGTCCACAACAAAGCGCGCATCATCGATGTCACGCCGGGCCGTATCCGCACCGCGCTGGACGAGGGCAACATCGCCATCGTCGCCGGCTTCCAGGGCGTGTCGGCGGACTCCAAGGACATCACCACCCTCGGCCGCGGCGGCTCGGACACGACCGCCGTCGCGCTCGCCGCGGCGCTGGACGCCGAGGTCTGCGAGATCTACACCGACGTCGACGGCGTCTTCACCGCGGACCCCCGCGTCGTGAAGAAGGCCCGGAAGATCGACTGGATCTCCTCCGAGGACATGCTGGAGCTCGCGGCCTCCGGTTCCAAGGTGCTGCTGCACCGCTGCGTCGAGTACGCGCGCCGCTACAACATCCCGATCCACGTCCGCTCGTCCTTCTCCGGACTGCCGGGCACCTGGGTCAGCAACGAGAATCCGCAAGGGGACGCGCAGGTGGAGCACGCCATCATCTCCGGAGTCGCTCACGACGTCTCCGAAGCCAAGATCACGGTCGTCGGCGTACCGGACAAGCCGGGCGAGGCCGCGGCGATCTTCCGCGCCATCGCGGACGCCGAGATCAACATCGACATGATCGTGCAGAACGTGTCCGCCGCGTCCACGGGCCTGACGGACATCTCCTTCACCCTTCCCAAGGCCGAGGGCCACAAGGCCATCGACGCCCTGGAGAAGGCGAAGGGCCAGATCGGCTTCGACTCGCTGCGCTACGACGACCAGATCGGCAAGATCTCCCTGGTCGGCGCCGGCATGAAGACGAACCCGGGCGTCACCGCCTCGTTCTTCCAGGCGCTGTCCGACGCGGGCGTGAACATCGAGCTGATCTCGACCTCCGAGATCCGCATCTCGGTCGTGACCCGCCAGGACGACGTCAACGAGGCCGTGCGCGCCGTGCACACGGCCTTCGGCCTCGACTCCGACAGCGACGAGGCCGTCGTTTACGGAGGCACCGGACGATGA
- a CDS encoding DUF5063 domain-containing protein — MSDAMLHALGVDPDDFAASIADQIESFIVAVTEVAKGEDPDSAVPFLLLEVSQLLLAGGRLGAYQDVLPDERYEPDLGPEPDVDELRERFAIMLEPVDVYSEVFDPYEPRKAPVAHRISDDLADVVADLRHGLIHHQAGRTTEALWWWQFSYFTNWGPTASATLRALQSLIAHVRLDQPLEALDGLDTDEDLAEDDLAEQAGRVMAEEIGARLGLPRK, encoded by the coding sequence ATGTCTGACGCAATGCTGCACGCCCTGGGAGTGGATCCGGACGACTTCGCGGCTTCGATCGCGGACCAGATCGAATCCTTCATCGTCGCGGTCACCGAGGTGGCCAAGGGCGAGGACCCGGACAGCGCGGTCCCCTTCCTCCTCCTGGAGGTGTCCCAGCTGCTGCTGGCGGGCGGCCGGCTGGGCGCGTACCAGGACGTCCTGCCCGACGAGCGGTACGAGCCCGACCTGGGCCCGGAGCCGGACGTGGACGAGCTGCGCGAGCGGTTCGCGATCATGCTGGAGCCGGTCGACGTCTACTCCGAGGTCTTCGACCCGTACGAGCCGCGCAAGGCACCGGTCGCGCACCGGATCTCGGACGACCTCGCCGACGTGGTGGCGGACCTGCGGCACGGGCTCATCCACCACCAGGCGGGCCGGACCACCGAGGCGCTGTGGTGGTGGCAGTTCTCGTACTTCACCAACTGGGGTCCGACGGCCTCGGCGACGCTGCGCGCCCTCCAGTCGCTGATCGCCCACGTACGGCTGGACCAGCCGCTGGAGGCCCTGGACGGCCTGGACACCGACGAGGACCTCGCCGAGGACGACCTCGCCGAGCAGGCCGGACGGGTGATGGCCGAGGAAATCGGTGCGCGGCTGGGTCTTCCGCGGAAGTAG
- the recR gene encoding recombination mediator RecR encodes MYEGVVQDLIDELGRLPGVGPKSAQRIAFHILQAEPTDVRRLAHALLEVKDKVRFCAVCGNVAQEERCNICRDPRRDTTVICVVEEPKDVVAIERTREFRGRYHVLGGAISPIEGVGPDDLRIRELLARLADGEVTELILATDPNLEGEATATYLARMIKPMGLKVTRLASGLPVGGDLEYADEVTLGRAFEGRRLLDV; translated from the coding sequence GTGTACGAAGGCGTGGTCCAGGACCTGATCGACGAACTGGGCAGGCTGCCCGGCGTCGGGCCCAAGAGCGCGCAGCGGATCGCCTTCCACATCCTGCAGGCCGAGCCCACCGACGTCCGCCGCCTCGCGCACGCGCTGCTGGAGGTCAAGGACAAGGTCCGGTTCTGCGCGGTGTGCGGGAACGTGGCCCAGGAGGAGCGGTGCAACATCTGCCGCGACCCGCGCCGCGACACCACGGTCATCTGCGTGGTGGAGGAGCCGAAGGACGTCGTCGCGATCGAGCGGACCCGCGAGTTCCGGGGCCGGTACCACGTCCTCGGCGGCGCGATCAGCCCGATCGAGGGCGTCGGCCCGGACGACCTGCGCATCCGCGAGCTGCTCGCGCGCCTCGCGGACGGAGAGGTGACCGAGCTGATCCTCGCCACCGACCCGAACCTGGAGGGCGAGGCGACCGCCACCTACCTCGCCCGCATGATCAAGCCCATGGGCCTGAAGGTCACCCGCCTGGCCAGCGGGCTCCCCGTCGGGGGAGACCTGGAGTACGCGGACGAGGTCACGCTGGGGCGGGCCTTTGAAGGAAGGCGACTTCTCGATGTCTGA
- a CDS encoding YbaB/EbfC family nucleoid-associated protein gives MIPGGGQPNMQQLLQQAQKMQQDLAAAQEALAQAEVEGQAGGGLVKATVTGSGELRALVIDPKAVDPADTETLADLVVAAVQAANENAQALQQEKLGPLAQGLGGGSGIPGLPF, from the coding sequence GTGATTCCCGGTGGTGGCCAGCCCAACATGCAGCAGCTGCTCCAGCAGGCCCAGAAGATGCAGCAGGATCTCGCCGCGGCCCAGGAGGCGCTCGCGCAGGCCGAGGTAGAGGGCCAGGCCGGCGGTGGTCTGGTGAAGGCGACCGTCACCGGTTCCGGTGAGCTGCGCGCGCTGGTGATCGACCCGAAGGCCGTGGACCCGGCGGACACCGAAACCCTCGCCGACCTGGTCGTCGCGGCGGTCCAGGCGGCCAACGAGAACGCCCAGGCGCTCCAGCAGGAGAAGCTCGGCCCGCTGGCCCAGGGCCTGGGCGGCGGCAGCGGCATCCCCGGCCTCCCGTTCTAG